In one window of Paraburkholderia phymatum STM815 DNA:
- a CDS encoding hydrolase produces the protein MSTIHDNKAASRPALDATAAAVEAAVGSTPVEAAIDMIYRAPLWLPNCHIQTIVPALFGRRPIVTYRRERWNTPDGDFIDLDWLAPDPLTGYRAAPGAPLFVLFHGLEGSSDSHYARTLMAAAYTRGWHGVVPHFRSCSGPMNLLPRFYHLADSNEVDWVLRRLRGLHTGPIVAAGVSLGGNVLLRWLGERREDASIIAAAAAISAPLDVHAGGRALSQGLGMIYTRSFLKTLKLKAQQKLTQYPGLFDLDDVLASRTMHEFDDLVTAPLHGFRNADDYWTRATTRPLLPAITVPTLVLNARNDPFLPGAVLPSRSEVSSMVELDQPAHGGHVGFMTGPFPGRIDWLSRRVFGYLDPFTQHG, from the coding sequence ATGAGCACGATCCACGACAACAAAGCGGCTTCCAGACCGGCCCTCGATGCAACAGCGGCTGCGGTGGAGGCTGCTGTGGGCAGCACACCCGTCGAAGCGGCCATCGACATGATTTACCGCGCACCGCTCTGGCTCCCCAACTGCCACATCCAGACCATCGTTCCCGCGCTGTTCGGCCGCCGCCCCATTGTTACCTACCGGCGCGAGCGCTGGAATACGCCCGATGGCGACTTCATCGACCTCGACTGGCTCGCGCCCGATCCTCTCACGGGCTATCGTGCAGCGCCCGGTGCGCCCCTCTTCGTGCTGTTTCACGGACTGGAAGGCAGTTCGGACTCGCATTACGCGCGCACCTTGATGGCGGCCGCTTATACGCGAGGCTGGCACGGCGTCGTGCCGCACTTTCGCAGCTGCAGCGGGCCGATGAATCTGCTGCCGCGCTTCTATCACCTTGCCGACAGCAACGAAGTCGACTGGGTGCTGCGGCGTCTGCGCGGACTGCATACCGGGCCGATCGTGGCCGCGGGCGTATCGCTGGGCGGAAACGTGTTGCTGCGCTGGCTCGGCGAGCGTCGCGAGGACGCGTCGATCATCGCCGCGGCAGCCGCGATTTCCGCGCCGCTCGACGTTCATGCGGGCGGCCGCGCGCTGTCCCAGGGACTCGGTATGATCTACACGCGCAGCTTCCTGAAGACCCTCAAGCTGAAGGCGCAGCAAAAGCTCACGCAGTATCCCGGCCTGTTCGATCTGGACGATGTGCTTGCCAGCCGCACGATGCATGAATTCGACGACTTGGTAACGGCCCCGCTGCACGGCTTTCGCAATGCAGACGACTACTGGACCCGCGCGACGACACGGCCGCTGTTGCCCGCCATCACCGTGCCGACGCTCGTGCTCAATGCGCGCAACGACCCGTTCCTCCCCGGCGCGGTGCTGCCGTCGCGCAGCGAGGTATCATCGATGGTGGAACTCGATCAACCGGCGCACGGCGGGCACGTCGGCTTCATGACGGGGCCCTTCCCCGGCCGGATCGACTGGCTTTCGCGCCGCGTCTTCGGCTATCTCGACCCGTTTACGCAACATGGATGA
- a CDS encoding DUF2946 family protein gives MDDIVKQALAKWPNVPHCTGWLLLDRRGNWRMRDEAAQAAGTPGEPIRHTALLGFINRNYEADDAGQWFFQNGPQRVYVELGYTPFVVRLATDHANGTLALTDQASLGFEPAAVYLDDEGGILFTDRSTPARVAVLHDHDLDLFSEHADLASDGQSGEFRWRDGVALKLESVRKSEVERRFGFVASPAARAAGASADH, from the coding sequence ATGGATGACATCGTCAAGCAGGCACTGGCCAAATGGCCGAACGTGCCGCATTGCACCGGCTGGCTGCTGCTCGACCGGCGCGGCAACTGGCGCATGCGCGACGAAGCCGCGCAGGCCGCGGGCACACCTGGCGAGCCGATCCGGCATACCGCCCTGCTTGGCTTCATCAACCGAAACTACGAGGCCGACGACGCCGGCCAATGGTTCTTTCAGAACGGGCCGCAGCGTGTGTATGTCGAACTCGGCTACACGCCGTTCGTCGTCCGGCTCGCCACGGATCACGCAAATGGCACGCTCGCGCTCACCGATCAGGCGAGCCTGGGTTTCGAACCGGCTGCTGTCTACCTCGACGATGAAGGCGGCATTCTGTTCACGGACCGCTCGACGCCCGCACGCGTCGCCGTCCTGCACGACCACGATCTCGATCTGTTCTCAGAACATGCGGACCTCGCCTCCGACGGGCAAAGCGGCGAATTTCGCTGGCGCGACGGCGTCGCGTTGAAACTCGAGTCTGTGCGCAAGTCCGAGGTCGAAAGGCGCTTCGGATTCGTCGCAAGTCCCGCTGCCCGCGCAGCCGGGGCATCCGCCGACCACTAA